A single genomic interval of Heterodontus francisci isolate sHetFra1 chromosome 45, sHetFra1.hap1, whole genome shotgun sequence harbors:
- the LOC137356157 gene encoding histone H2B 7-like: MVDEKKTTAPSKKGAKKVLKKAPVKGSKKRRRSRKESYSIYVYKVMKQVHPDTGISSKAMSIMNSFVNDIFERIAGEASRLAHYNKRSTISSREIQTAVRLLLPGELAKHAVSEGTKAVTKYTSSK, from the coding sequence ATGGTTGACGAGAAGAAAACTACAGCACCttccaagaagggcgccaagaaagttctgaagaaggcgccagtgaagggcagcaagaaacggagaagatccaggaaagaaagttactccatttacgtgtacaaagtgatgaagcaggttcaccctgacaccggcatctcctccaaggccatgagcatcatgaattcgtttgtgaatgatattttcgagcgaatcgcgggtgaggcttcccgcctggcccattacaacaaacgcagcaccatcagctcccgggagatccagaccgccgtgcgcctgctgctgcccggggagctggccaaacacgccgtgtcggaaggtacaaaggcggtcaccaagtacaccagctccaagtaa